The Deinococcus aquaedulcis genome segment AAGAAGGCAAGGTGCAGTGGGGCAGCCCCTTCGGCGGCACCATGTACCGCGTGGTGCGCGACCTGGGCGCCAAGATTGACCGCGTGAACCTCATGTCCTACGACGGCGGCACCTACTACGACCCGCGCGAGGGCTATGAAAGTTACCGCGCCATCTACAGCGGCCCCATTGCCATGGGCCTGGAGGTGGCCCCGGAAGGCAGCGGCGGCGCCATTCTGAAGCTGAACGCTGAGCCCGGCACCGTCTACGACGCCGAGATGAACACGGGCACGAACAATGAGGCCACCCGGTACTACAACGTGGAAACGCTGGCCACCTACATGAAGAACAAGGGCCGCCCCGGCGACGGCATGATGCTGTGGCAGATCTGGAAAGAGCGCGTGTATGCCAAGCCCCCGGCAGGCGCGGCGGGTGTGAACGCCACCGGGCAGAAGGTCTGCCAGATGCTGGCCGTCAACGCCAACTGCAGCGGCACTGTGCCCGACCTGCCGCCCGCGCCATAAGGCAGCGGAGGAAAAAGGCGCCCCAGGATCGTATGCCTGGGGCGCCCCTCAATGGCCTGGACTCATGGTCTGGAAAAGGGGCGATCACCGCCAATTACTCGTCGTTGCCCCCACGCTGGCCGCCGCCACTTTCACTGCCATTGCGGCGGCCGTCGCCGTTCTTCTCGTCAGCGCTGGGCTGGCCGTTGCCGGGGTCACGCTGCCCGCCGGGCTTGGGGTCGTTGTCGCGGTCATGCTTGTGATTGGGGTCGTTCTTTTTCTCGGCCTGCGTCATAAAGCCTCCTGAAGGTGGGAACCTCGGCGGGGGTGCCGAGGTGCGAAAGGGTGTGGGCTCAGGGCCCAGCCAGCAGGGCCAGCACCTCGGCGTCGGTGGTTTGCGAGAAATCGCCGTAGAACTGGCCCACGGCCTGAAAGTGGGGCGGCGTGTGCAGGCACACCACCTCGTCGGCCTCGGCGCGCAGGTCAGCACAGGTCTCGGGTGGGGCCACCGGCACCGCCACCACGATCCGCCCCGCGCCCAGGAGCCGCCCGGCCTGCACCGCCGCGTGCATGGTGGCGCCTGTGGCCAGGCCGTCGTCCACCAGCAGGGCCGTGTGGCCGCTTAAGTTCAGGGGACCCCGGCCAGCGCGGTACAGGGCCTCGCGGCGGGCCAGTTCCTGTGCCTCGCGGGCCTGCACCTGCGCCAGCGCGCTGGCCGAGACCCCCAGGCGTGCCATCAGCGCCTCGTTCAGCCACTGCACCCCCCCAGAGGCCAGAGCGCCCATCGCCACTTCCGGGGCCGTGGGCAGCCCCAACTTGCGCACCACAAAGACGTCCAGCGGCACCTGCAGCGCGCGCGCCACCTCGGCCGCCACCGGCACGCCGCCCCGGGGCAGGGCCAGGACCACGGCGCTGGGCCAGGGGCCACGGGCCGCCAGGACTGCGCCCAGCAGCTGCCCGGCTTCTGTCCGGTCCTGAAAAACCTTGGGGAGGTGAGGCCACGACGGGCTGGTGGTCACGCGATCTCCTCTGTGGCAAAGCGCGCGGGCGGCGGCTTCCCACCTGACCAGTGAACGCCCTGACCCTGGCAGTCCCATGACAGCCGGCTTAAAGCGGGTTCGGAACTGCCCCCTGCTTGCGCGGGAACGTTACGGTGACCCACCGCCCTGGTGCCCCGGCACCCACATCACGCCCTTGAGCCGACCCTCAAGGGCCTCAGCCGCCGCACTGCTCCGGTCGGTGAGTGAGCAGGGCAGACGACAACCACACCAGGGTCGCCACAGACAGCGGGCCTCTCGCTTCGTCATTCGCGCCTTGCGGGCGCTGGTGGCGCGGTGCCGCGCCCAGTTGCTGGGCGTGAAGCACCGTGCGCCACAGGCTGAGCCTGCAGGCGACCCACCCCTCCGGCGCCCCAAGGCATGACCAGGGGTTGTAACTGCCTCAGCTGAAATCGATTCCTGAGGCCCACCGAGGAAGCCAACTGGGAGAGGCGCCTTGCGCGGCCAACGGTAAGACTTGGCGGATGCAGGCATGCTTGATGGACAGCGCTCGTCATCCTGGTCCCGAAGAGCCGGCCACTGAGTAAGGCCGCGAACTGGAAGCCCCCGCGACCTTCCCGTGCTCCGCCACTTGGCCCTCGGGCACCGCTGACCGGCCGAACAGGGGTTCGTTCAGCAGTCAAGCCCGCGAGCGTAGGCGCCTGAACACTGCCTCTGCAGCCATCCGCTTCTGCTGCGACTCAGGTGTGAGGCTGCAACGCGCGGGCGAGGTAGGGCGCCGTGCGGCTCTCAACAACCTGCGCCACCTCCTGCGGGGTGCCCTGGGCCACGATCTGCCCCCCTTTGTCCCCAGCGCCCGGCCCAATGTCAATCACCCAGTCGCTGGCGCTCACGAGTTGCATGTCGTGCTCCACGGCAATGACCGTGTGACCGGCCTCGACCAGCCGGAACAGCTGGCGGCGCAGCCGCTCCACATCGGCGGGGTGCAGGCCGGTGGTGGGTTCGTCCAGCACGTATACCGTGTGGCCGCGCCCGGCGCGCTGCAGTTCAGTGGCCAGCTTGATGCGCTGCGCCTCTCCGCCGGACAGTTCGGTGGCGGGCTGCCCCAGGCGCAGGTACCCCAGTCCCACTTCCCGCAGGGTGTCCAGCGCGCGGAACACGGCCGCGTCCTCTTGAAAAAAGGTCCAGGCCGCGTCCACGGTCAGGTTCAGCACCTGGGCAATGGTGTTGCCCCGGTATTCCACCTCCAGGGTCTGGGCGTTGTAGCGGGCGCCGTGGCACACCGGGCAGGGGGCATACACGCTGGGCAGGAACAGCAGCTCAACCATCACCCAGCCTTCGCCCTGGCAGTGTTCGCAGCGGCCCCCCTTCACGTTGAACGAGAAGCGCCCGGCGCTGTAGCGGCGCTGCCGGGCCAGGGGCGTCTGGGCGAACAGCTTGCGCACGTCGTCAAACAGGCCGGTGTACGTGGCGAGGTTGCTGCGCGGGGTGCGCCCAATCGGCCGCTGGTCCACCCGCACCAGCCGCGACAGGGTGCCCACGTCGCCGCCCAGCTGCGCGGTCACGCCGGCTGGGGTCTGCGGGTCTTCATCGTCTTCGGCGGGTGCGCTCTGGCCCAGATGGGCGGCCAGGGTATCCACCAGCACCTGACTCACCAGCGTGGATTTCCCGGAGCCGGATACGCCAGTGACGCTGGTCAGCACGCCCAGGGGAAAGCGCACCTGCAGGTCACGCAGGTTGTGGCGCGTCACGCCACTCAGCGTGAGCCAGCCCGACGGGGTGCGGACTTCTGGGGCAGCGGGCGGTGGCCCAGCAAAGAGGTAGCGCGCGGTCTGAGAGGCCGCCACCGCCTGCAGGCCGCTGGGCGGCCCACTGTACAGAATCTCGCCGCCCTGTTCTCCGGCGCCGGGGCCCACGTCCACCAGCCAGTCGGCGCGGCGCACCACATCCAGATCATGCTCCACCACGAACAGTGAGTTGCCGGCGGCCTTCAGGCTGTCTAAGGCGCCCAGCAGCGCCTCGGTGTCGGCGGGGTGCAGGCCGGCGGAGGGTTCATCCAGGACGTACACCACGCCGAACAGGTGCGAGTACAACTGCGTGGCCAGCCGCAAGCGCTGCAGTTCGCCGGGCGACAGGGTGGGGGTAGAGCGGTCCAGCCCCAGGTAGCCCAGCCCCAGGTCCAGCAGCACCTCCAGGCGGGCGCACAGCTCGGCAGCCATACGCGCCTGCGCGGCGGCCTGCTCCGGGCGCGCGGCCTGCGACTGGGCGTGGCCGCGCCCGCTGCCCTGGGCAAAGGGGCGCAGCAGCGCCGAAAGGGCCTCAAGCGGCAGCCGCGACAACTCGGTGATGTCGAGCCCGGCAAAGCGCACCGCCAGGGCTTCGGGGCGCAGGCGCTTGCCGTGACACACCGGGCAGGGTGCCGACACCATGTACGCCTGCACCCGCCGTTTCATGGCAGCGCTCTCGCTGTTGGCGAACGTGTGCAGCACGTGCCGGCGCGCACTGCTGAAGGTGCCCATGTACCCGGGGGGCAGCCCGCGCTTCACCGCCCGGCGGGTGTCCTCTGGCGTGAGGCCCGGATACACCGGCACCACCGGCTGCTCCTCGGTGAACAGGATCCAGTCGCGGGTGTCCTGCGGCAGGTCGCGCCACGGCACGTCTACATCAATGCCCAGGCTCACCAGAATGTCGCGCTGGTTCTGCCCGCCCCAGGCCTGCGGCCACGCCGCCACCGCCCGCTCCCGGATGGTGAGCGAGGGGTCCGGCACCATGGACGCTTCCGTGACCTCGTACACCTGCCCCAGGCCGTGGCAGTGGGGACAGGCCCCTTCCGGGGTGTTGGGCGAAAAGCCCTCGGCGTAAATGATCCCCTGCCCTTCGGGATATTCACCGGCCCGGGAGTACAGCATGCGCACCAGATTGGACAGGGTGGTCACGCTGCCCACCGAGGAGCGGGTGCTGGGCGCGCCGCGCTGCTGCTGCAGGGCCACCGCTGGGGGCAGGCCGTCAATGGCGTCTACATCCGGCGCGCCCACCTGGTGAAACAGGCGCCGGGCGTAGGGCGAGACCGATTCCAGGTAGCGCCGCTGCGCCTCGGCATACAGGGTGCCAAACGCCAGCGACGACTTGCCAGAGCCCGAGACCCCGGTAAACACCACCAGGGCGTCTCTGGGCAGCTGCAGGGACACGTCCTTGAGGTTGTGTTCCCGCGCGCCGCGCACCTGCACGAAGCCAAGGGGTTCGGGAAGTGTCATCGCCCCGCAGTATGTGGGGCCCGCCCAGCCCGGCACCGGGACTCACAAGGTTGACTGAATGTGGGCCTCTGGCTGCGCCTAAGGGCTTGCTCAAGGGGCCAGGGCCCCGCGTGCGGTCTAATGGCGGGATGTCAGACCACCCCCTGTCTCTGGCCCCGGACCGGGAGCGCAGTGAGCCCCCCGTGATTGCCCACCTGCGCCAACTGGTTCGCCTGACCGGCCCCAGCGGCAGCGAAGGGGACGTGGTGCGGGCGGTGTACCGCGCGGCTTCTGCCCTGGCCGACGAGGTGCGCGTGGACGCCTTTGGCAACGTGATTGCTGTGCGCCGCGCCGCCGCCGAAGGCGCCCGGCGCCTGCTGCTGGCCGCCCACATGGACGAGGTGGGTTTCCGGGTGCGGCAGATTACCCCGGGCGGCTTTTTGCGGCTGGACAAGGTGGGCGGCACCGATGACCGCATTCTGCCGGCCCAGCGCGTGTGGGTGCGCACCCAGCAGTCACGGCTGCTGGGCGTGATTGGCACCAAGAGCGCCCACCTGCTCACCGACGCGGACCGCCAGCGCGTGGTGCCGCACCCCGAACTGTACGTGGACATCGGCGCGCGCAGTGCAGACGAAGCGGTGGGCATGGGCGTGCAACTGGGCGACCCGGTGGGCTTTGTGGGCATCCTGACCGAACTGGGGGTGAACACCGGGCGCTACACCGCGCACGCGGTGGATGACCGCGCCGGGTGCGCCGTGCTGCTGGCGCTGCTCGAGCACTATCAGGACACGCCGCCCCCCGTGACCGTGATTTTTGCGTTCACTGTGCAGGAAGAGGTAGGCCTGCGCGGGGCCCAGGCGGTGGCCCAGGCCCACGTTGCTGACGTGGCCCTGGCCCTGGACATGACGGCTGCCGACGACACCCCGGAGTTTGGGGCCTGTCATCTGGGTCTGGGCAGCGGCCCAGCGGTCAAGGTGATGGATTTCTCTGCGCTGGCCCACCCGGCCGTCCGGCGGGGGCTGATCGCCGCCGCCGATGCCAGCGGCGTGCCCATCCAGCACGAACTGCTGCGCGGCATTGGTACCGACGCAGGCGCGCTGCAGTACAGCGGCCACGGCATTCCTGCCGGCACCGTGTCGGTGGCCAACCGCTACACCCACAGCCCCGTGGAGGTGGTGGACGAACGCGATCTGGTCGGCGCCCTGCATCTGCTGGATACCTTCATCCAGCGCCTGCCCGGCCTGGACCTACGCTTTGTGGCGCTGGACGAGGGCTGAGCCCCGGAGGGCGGCTGCAGCGAAGAAATAAGTCGTTGCAGAGGCTAGCGGCGCGGGCGACATTGAAGGGCGGTGGGCCCGGGCGTCGCGCTGGGTTGTGGGCCGATTCAAAAGGGGAATAGGCCGCTGCCAGACAGCGGCCGATCCCGCCTGTTCCAAGTCCCGCCTGTGCGAGGTGGCGCGAGCAAGCCCTGTGCCCTGCTGCCCGGGTCCACTAATAGGCGCGTCCAGATACAGCGGCGCCCAGCCGGTTGAAGCTGGCTGGGCGCGCCTTGGGAAGAGCGCTTACTGCAGCGGCTGACCGTTCACCTTCAGGCCCGCCTGATCCATGTTCAGGTCGGTGACCAGACGAGAGCCCCGGCGCACCAGCAGGCCGTTCTCCTCGCCGGCCTGTATAAGCCCCTGGGCCATGCTGGGATCGGGCGCCAGGGTGGCCGCCAGGGTGTTCAGAGCCTGCGCCTCGCCCTCACCGTGCAGGCGCACATCCAGCAGGCCCATCAGCAGTTCGGGACTGTCCAGCACGGCCGCCCAGTCGGTGGTGGGTGCGCCCTTGAACCCCACCTGCCCAGTGAATTTCACCTCGTCCTTGCCCTGCCCCACCGACAGACGGTCCAGCACCAGAGTGGGCCCGGCCTTCAGCAGCGCGGTGATCAGGGCATTGACCGCCGCGTCCTCAGGCATCTTCTCGGTCCGGGTCAGGGCGCTGAGCTGCTCCATGGCCTTGCGGTCCAGATTGTTCAGGGTCACGTTCAGCTGCAGCTTGTTCAGCGTCTTGCCCGCCACTTCCAGACGCTCGGCGCCGTAGCCCACCGCCGAACTCATCAGCGGCCCCTGGCTGCGGGTCGTGGAGGTCACGGTCAGGCGGTCCAGTTTCAGGGCCTGCCCGCCTGGGGCACCGGCCTCTAGGCTGGCCAGGGTGAACTGCGCCTTGCCGTCGCCCAGCGTGTCCGGCTGCTGGCTGGCATTCAGCTGCCAGCTGGTCGCGCCCATGGTCAGCCGCATGTCCTTGTCTTCAATCAGCAGCCCCGGCCACTGCCCGGCCGAGAGCACCTCGCGTTCGGTGGCGCGCACCGTGCCGCTGGCGGCCTGCCAGCGCATGGTGGTCCCCTCCGCCGTGATGGTGCCGGCCGGCACATTGAACGTCGTCACGCTGTTGCCGCCGAACTGAATGTCGGTGCGCAGCGAGATCTTCTGGCCGCCAAATGCCCGGTCCAGCTCGGCCTGCACTCCAGGCTCGAACTGCACGTCGGTGATCACGGTGGCCGCCCCAAAGCGTTTGCCTTGCGGAAACGGACCGTTGTACACGCGGCTGTTCAGCTTGATCACCATAGGATCGGCGGTTTCAGGCATCAGGGTAATGGTCGTGACCTGGGTGCCGCCAAAGGCCGTCCCCTGGTAGGGCTCACTGACCATGCGCGCCAGCCCGCTTTCGGTCAGGGCTTTCTGGGTGCGGCCCAATTGGGCCTGCACGTCTTTCTGGGTCTGCTGGGCCGCCACGACGGCCACCGTGGCGCCGCCCAGCAGCAGGGCCGCGCTCAGCGCGGCGATGGTAAGTGCGCGTTTCTTCATCACCCTGTCAGCGTAGGGGGTGCCCCAAACGCGCCGGGCCGCATTTGAGGTACAGAATCCTGGACAGGGGGTGGGGGTTGTACAGGGGCCGGGTTACGCCAGTGCCGGGCCGGGCACCAGCACCATCCGCAGATCATTCAGGTTTTGCCCGGTGGGGCCGGTGACCACCAGATCGCCCAGCGCGGCAAAAAATGAGCCAGCGTCGTTCTCGCGCAGCGCCCGCTGGGGGTCCAGACCCAGGGCCCCGGCGCGAGCCAGCGTGTCCGGTGTGACCAGGGCGCCCGCGCCGCCACTGGTGCCATCCACCCCGTCCGAGCCAGCCGAGAGGGCGTAGACCCCCAGGCCAGCCAGCGCCAGGGCCAGCGCGAATTCGGTGTTCCGCCCGCCGTGACCGCTGCCCCGCACCGTCACGGTGGCCTCGCCGCCCGAGAGGAGGGCCACCGGGGCAGGCCAGGGCGTGCCGCACACCTGCACGCTGCGGACCAGGGCTCCATGAAAGGCAGCCAGCTCGCGCGCCTCGCCCGTGAAGGTGTCGCCCAGGATCACCGCCGGGAAGCCCCGGGCCTGCAGGGCCGCCTGCGCCGCCCGCAGCAGGTCGCGGTTTCCGCCGATCACCTGGGCGTGGGTGTGGGGCAGAGCTGTGGGTGTGTCCTCGTGTTCACCCCGGGCGCCCGCTTCCAGAACGGCCCGGGCCTCCGGTGCCGCCACCCCAAAACGGTCCAGCACCGCCAGGGCGTCGGCAAAGGTGCTGGGGTCGGGCACCGTGGGGCCGCTGGCGATGGTGGCTGGGTCGTCGCCTACCACGTCGCTGAGCAGCCACGTGCGCACCCGGGCGCGGGTGGCTGCCGCCAGCTGGCCGCCCTTCACGCGCGACAGGTGGCGGCGCACGGTGTTCAGGGCGTGGATGTCGGCTCCGGCACGCATCAGCTCGGCGCTGAGGGCGGCCTTCTGGGCCAGGGTCACGCCGCGCGGCGCACACAGCAGGGCGCTGCCCCCGCCCGACAGCAGCACCAGCGCCTCGTCCTGTGGCCCCAGGGCGGTCAGCGCACGCAGGGCTTCCTCGGCGGCGGCCACGCTGCGGGCGTCGGGGTACGGGTGCCCAGCGCGGCGCACGGCCACATGGGCGGGCCACGTAGGCACGGGGGCGCCATCTGGTAGCACGGCCAGGGCCGGCACGTCGGGGTAGACCTCCAGCGCCGCCGCCAGCATGGGGGCCGCCGCCTTGCCCACGGCCAGGATGAAGCTGGG includes the following:
- a CDS encoding M42 family metallopeptidase, with translation MSDHPLSLAPDRERSEPPVIAHLRQLVRLTGPSGSEGDVVRAVYRAASALADEVRVDAFGNVIAVRRAAAEGARRLLLAAHMDEVGFRVRQITPGGFLRLDKVGGTDDRILPAQRVWVRTQQSRLLGVIGTKSAHLLTDADRQRVVPHPELYVDIGARSADEAVGMGVQLGDPVGFVGILTELGVNTGRYTAHAVDDRAGCAVLLALLEHYQDTPPPVTVIFAFTVQEEVGLRGAQAVAQAHVADVALALDMTAADDTPEFGACHLGLGSGPAVKVMDFSALAHPAVRRGLIAAADASGVPIQHELLRGIGTDAGALQYSGHGIPAGTVSVANRYTHSPVEVVDERDLVGALHLLDTFIQRLPGLDLRFVALDEG
- a CDS encoding glycerate kinase type-2 family protein — encoded protein: MTPDEARALLLACFQEALAATAPGRLLAPHLQGTAPSFILAVGKAAAPMLAAALEVYPDVPALAVLPDGAPVPTWPAHVAVRRAGHPYPDARSVAAAEEALRALTALGPQDEALVLLSGGGSALLCAPRGVTLAQKAALSAELMRAGADIHALNTVRRHLSRVKGGQLAAATRARVRTWLLSDVVGDDPATIASGPTVPDPSTFADALAVLDRFGVAAPEARAVLEAGARGEHEDTPTALPHTHAQVIGGNRDLLRAAQAALQARGFPAVILGDTFTGEARELAAFHGALVRSVQVCGTPWPAPVALLSGGEATVTVRGSGHGGRNTEFALALALAGLGVYALSAGSDGVDGTSGGAGALVTPDTLARAGALGLDPQRALRENDAGSFFAALGDLVVTGPTGQNLNDLRMVLVPGPALA
- a CDS encoding DUF945 family protein encodes the protein MKKRALTIAALSAALLLGGATVAVVAAQQTQKDVQAQLGRTQKALTESGLARMVSEPYQGTAFGGTQVTTITLMPETADPMVIKLNSRVYNGPFPQGKRFGAATVITDVQFEPGVQAELDRAFGGQKISLRTDIQFGGNSVTTFNVPAGTITAEGTTMRWQAASGTVRATEREVLSAGQWPGLLIEDKDMRLTMGATSWQLNASQQPDTLGDGKAQFTLASLEAGAPGGQALKLDRLTVTSTTRSQGPLMSSAVGYGAERLEVAGKTLNKLQLNVTLNNLDRKAMEQLSALTRTEKMPEDAAVNALITALLKAGPTLVLDRLSVGQGKDEVKFTGQVGFKGAPTTDWAAVLDSPELLMGLLDVRLHGEGEAQALNTLAATLAPDPSMAQGLIQAGEENGLLVRRGSRLVTDLNMDQAGLKVNGQPLQ
- a CDS encoding excinuclease ABC subunit UvrA gives rise to the protein MTLPEPLGFVQVRGAREHNLKDVSLQLPRDALVVFTGVSGSGKSSLAFGTLYAEAQRRYLESVSPYARRLFHQVGAPDVDAIDGLPPAVALQQQRGAPSTRSSVGSVTTLSNLVRMLYSRAGEYPEGQGIIYAEGFSPNTPEGACPHCHGLGQVYEVTEASMVPDPSLTIRERAVAAWPQAWGGQNQRDILVSLGIDVDVPWRDLPQDTRDWILFTEEQPVVPVYPGLTPEDTRRAVKRGLPPGYMGTFSSARRHVLHTFANSESAAMKRRVQAYMVSAPCPVCHGKRLRPEALAVRFAGLDITELSRLPLEALSALLRPFAQGSGRGHAQSQAARPEQAAAQARMAAELCARLEVLLDLGLGYLGLDRSTPTLSPGELQRLRLATQLYSHLFGVVYVLDEPSAGLHPADTEALLGALDSLKAAGNSLFVVEHDLDVVRRADWLVDVGPGAGEQGGEILYSGPPSGLQAVAASQTARYLFAGPPPAAPEVRTPSGWLTLSGVTRHNLRDLQVRFPLGVLTSVTGVSGSGKSTLVSQVLVDTLAAHLGQSAPAEDDEDPQTPAGVTAQLGGDVGTLSRLVRVDQRPIGRTPRSNLATYTGLFDDVRKLFAQTPLARQRRYSAGRFSFNVKGGRCEHCQGEGWVMVELLFLPSVYAPCPVCHGARYNAQTLEVEYRGNTIAQVLNLTVDAAWTFFQEDAAVFRALDTLREVGLGYLRLGQPATELSGGEAQRIKLATELQRAGRGHTVYVLDEPTTGLHPADVERLRRQLFRLVEAGHTVIAVEHDMQLVSASDWVIDIGPGAGDKGGQIVAQGTPQEVAQVVESRTAPYLARALQPHT
- a CDS encoding phosphoribosyltransferase translates to MTTSPSWPHLPKVFQDRTEAGQLLGAVLAARGPWPSAVVLALPRGGVPVAAEVARALQVPLDVFVVRKLGLPTAPEVAMGALASGGVQWLNEALMARLGVSASALAQVQAREAQELARREALYRAGRGPLNLSGHTALLVDDGLATGATMHAAVQAGRLLGAGRIVVAVPVAPPETCADLRAEADEVVCLHTPPHFQAVGQFYGDFSQTTDAEVLALLAGP